The genomic segment aaaaaatattatttgtaccAATTCAATATAAACCTTTACAAagcattatttttattattatttttttttttttttttaaataaatttttgatactatcttattattttatagtcattaaatattacaaaaaaactaataaaaaaattattaatatatatcatataattataaattaaatttttgtgtaaaacaaaacaagcaattataataaaattccatttttgtataatatgaataaaataaaggtttattgtatttaaaaaaaattaatttggacaaaaaataaaataaaatatatattaacatttatatgtgagcactcaaaaaaaaaaaaaaataaataaaataaaaataaataaataaataaaataattataataataataataaatatacacacatCATACAATTAACATAACAttgttaacatatatatatacatatatatctatatatatattatataatttttcatatatttttttaaaaaagttcCTTTTATGATACAGCTTTTTTCTTTAGCAAAGATGAAATGGCAACTGAAAAAGCTTCAAATGTTGATAACGGATGACGAAAATCTAAAGTAAAATAATCTTTAGAATTTTTcccaaatattaaaaatatttcatcttcatcattatttataatttcatatttaatttcttcttttttctttttcaaattgtttttaattaaatcaaaagaaaatttctttttaataaagcTATTTATGTATTCATCATTATGTTTCTTAACCTTTTTATTTCCTGAAtcactatttttattttcacacTTTGTATGATTATATTCACTGTACTTTTGTTTAATAGGCATGTTatcatgattattatgataattattagtATTGTTatccttatatatatcattataaatattatcattattatcgtTATCTTTATCGTTATCTTTATCGTTATCTTTATCGTCATCTTTATCGTTATCTTTATCGTTATCTTTAtccttttccttttcatGAAAATTCTGTTTATGTTCAATTTGGCTAGCTGACACATATTcaattatatcatttatatttttattcaagaaatcatttttttttgattcattaaaaatacatttcTTTAGAATTAATTGTAAATTTTTTGCACTAGCCATTTTAACTCGTCCATAAAAAGGGAGTTCATAAATTTCTTTCTCTTCATTCCATATAGGacatttattttcataaataagtttgatgtttttattttctttataaatattacaaatgaAATGTCTTGGTAATTCACTTATAATATTAGATTCAAATCTAATAGATATAACATTATTTCTTTCAAAATTTGGAAAAAAGTTTGCGTATTTTTCTGAAATGccattatcatatattttaattttcatACCTGTAAAATTACATACCAATACTCCTAAAAATCCTGATACATTAAAAgatgttttaatatttttaaatttttttttaatatttttatcgtatttatatatatatactttattttGTCCTCTCTTTTTAAAACCCATAAGtatcttttcctttttatcattttttaatatgtaacAACATGAATAAAATTCATTAAATTTTCGTATTCTTTGTAActcattaattatatatcctttaggtatatcattataataagaaaattctctttttgttttattaataaaattaataaagatatctttatctattatattatttttaaaatataaattaccttcatttatatttatttgactGCTTACATCTCGTATTTCTTCAGTATCAAAAATGTTAAAagtttcataaaatatatcaatacGATAATcactataattttttatttttgcttttttctttatacttttgtttctttttttcatatctttaaaattaaattttaattcatccaatcttttttttagttgattatttgttttatcatCTAATAAAATCCAACTGTTAGGAATACATTCACTTTCAAATATACTGACAAGTCTCCAAAAACAATATTCAATGATTTCCttattttcaattttatatGCACAATAAgttaacattattattaaatcatCTTCtatatctttcttttttaataacagctttttaaatatatgaaataaataatataattcaaaaGTATGTAACGTGTACAAAAAttctatattaaaatatgtatcaCATTCAtctataacatatattaggatatttttaatatagctcatcattttatttaaatccttatcattaataataattttattatttttattattattattgttgttattattatttttatttattttattttttttttctgtatcaatatatatattattttccttcgaaatataatatatattcttattgtGTTGTCCATAACAAATTTTACCATTCAAGAATTTATTGGGAGCGTCTATGGAATCATTATAATGTAAAGGATTAACATTTTCTCCTTTATCAttacaattatttatatcccTTGCTATAAATGAATTGtcattattactatatgATGATgcatatgaataattattataacaattaTACATATCCTTATgtgataatttaatttttgtttcaCTATTTGATGAtacattattgttatcactATTTGATGAtacattattgttatcactatttgataataaattattgcTATCACTAtttgataataaattattgcTATCACTATTTGATGAtacattattgttatcactATTTGATGATAAATTATTGCTATCACTAtttgataataaattattgcTATCACTATTTGATGATAAATTATTGCTACCACtatatgatgatatattattgagATCACTATTTGgtgatttattatttgtactaCTATTTGatgacatattattattattattattattattattattattatcacttgAAATTCCTTTATTAGTAcctattatattttcataattatttgaGGAAACAGTATTTTCACTTTCATGACActcatatttaatatatggaaaaaaattgTCAGGTTtatcattactattattcatcttttttttcctttctttatatttctttcttttcacTTTTTGCATATttacttcttttttttttttctcatgaTTTTCCTCgttcttaatattttttttcctttttactTTTCCGGATATTAGATCATAAAAGAGTTGATAATTAATTTCATCATATGTGCTCttacttttttctttttccccATGCTGATATTCTGtatctttaatatatttattaatattatcattatgtgTACATAAATCCTTTcttttgttaatattatttatatcattcatatgatatatattatcatcactgtTAAGgttaatattatcttttatataatttatatctcTTTCTTCTCTTTCAtcacttatattttttttttctttatctctTTGTTTCTCCCATCTGATAAAGAATGAATAAAACGACATGACTATTTCAATCAGAAGGAGAACACTTTTTAGtcttattaaatttttatttgttgttatatttatttcgtAAAAAAATGTAGAGTTCTTGTCTTCATAattaacaatattattttcatatggtgcattaattttttgaatCAATTTGTTGgaattcttatatttattagtaGAATTCATGACATTTATAGTATCATCTGAAAAATCACCTTGATACATATGATTGGgttcatacatattattattattgtatatgttattattgttatatatgttattattgttatatatgttattattatatatgctattattatatatgttatcatcataataatttttcatattattattatcaactatatatgtatcatttACATTCTTATTATgcacataattatattcataataattattatgttcatttttatatgttttattaatataacatGGATTCATGTACTGATCGCATTTATCAAagttttcattatttttttgcttATCcataatttcattatttgtTTGTAAAAAGGAATGAGCTATggatttatatgttttttttttacaggACATATTAAAAATCTTGTTCTTCCATTTTTCTATAATACCTATCctattatttatgtaataaaaattttcattgtgattatcattttttaatgcttctataacattttttaacATTGGAAATGCACTTAATATGTGTTTAttcaattttaatattactgATATGGTATATGTTGTCATTTCTATATCATTCATATCtccatttaattttttatatttctctatatcatttattatactAGTTatatctctttttttttttataaaataattatcaatAAGATAATCAATATCTGACTTCTTTtcaatataatgtatataataatctaaattatcatataactttttatattccaatatataattatctaaTATACAATCtttcttaatatattctgttattattaatataatattatcaccTTTATAACAATCATTATAACCATATTTATCTTTTCCTATTATCCCACCacctatattatattcatcacattcttcattcttattataataatattctttctttattatatcaacTAAACGATTTTCTCTATCTTTCCAATCTTCATtcttatcattataaatcatttttatgttcaaatatatatagatatatatacatacatgtGTTCTATATTTATGTCTAACTTTTTAATTAaccattaaaatattatatatataaatcctttaaaaaaaaaaaaaaaaattatacatttgttgtaacatatgtatatatatatatttatatatatatatatatatattatataaaaaatgttattataaaaaaaatatatatatatttacccTCATGTTGTACttttcattcattttattacacacaaaaaaaaaaaaaaaaaaaaaaaaaattatatataaaaaaattgaaaaagaagaattcgagtatttatatgtatatgtatatatatatatatatatatatatttattta from the Plasmodium falciparum 3D7 genome assembly, chromosome: 14 genome contains:
- a CDS encoding tubby domain-containing protein, putative; translation: MIYNDKNEDWKDRENRLVDIIKKEYYYNKNEECDEYNIGGGIIGKDKYGYNDCYKGDNIILIITEYIKKDCILDNYILEYKKLYDNLDYYIHYIEKKSDIDYLIDNYFIKKKRDITSIINDIEKYKKLNGDMNDIEMTTYTISVILKLNKHILSAFPMLKNVIEALKNDNHNENFYYINNRIGIIEKWKNKIFNMSCKKKTYKSIAHSFLQTNNEIMDKQKNNENFDKCDQYMNPCYINKTYKNEHNNYYEYNYVHNKNVNDTYIVDNNNMKNYYDDNIYNNSIYNNNIYNNNNIYNNNNIYNNNNMYEPNHMYQGDFSDDTINVMNSTNKYKNSNKLIQKINAPYENNIVNYEDKNSTFFYEINITTNKNLIRLKSVLLLIEIVMSFYSFFIRWEKQRDKEKKNISDEREERDINYIKDNINLNSDDNIYHMNDINNINKRKDLCTHNDNINKYIKDTEYQHGEKEKSKSTYDEINYQLFYDLISGKVKRKKNIKNEENHEKKKKEVNMQKVKRKKYKERKKKMNNSNDKPDNFFPYIKYECHESENTVSSNNYENIIGTNKGISSDNNNNNNNNNNNMSSNSSTNNKSPNSDLNNISSYSGSNNLSSNSDSNNLLSNSDSNNLSSNSDNNNVSSNSDSNNLLSNSDSNNLLSNSDNNNVSSNSDNNNVSSNSETKIKLSHKDMYNCYNNYSYASSYSNNDNSFIARDINNCNDKGENVNPLHYNDSIDAPNKFLNGKICYGQHNKNIYYISKENNIYIDTEKKNKINKNNNNNNNNNKNNKIIINDKDLNKMMSYIKNILIYVIDECDTYFNIEFLYTLHTFELYYLFHIFKKLLLKKKDIEDDLIIMLTYCAYKIENKEIIEYCFWRLVSIFESECIPNSWILLDDKTNNQLKKRLDELKFNFKDMKKRNKSIKKKAKIKNYSDYRIDIFYETFNIFDTEEIRDVSSQININEGNLYFKNNIIDKDIFINFINKTKREFSYYNDIPKGYIINELQRIRKFNEFYSCCYILKNDKKEKILMGFKKRGQNKVYIYKYDKNIKKKFKNIKTSFNVSGFLGVLVCNFTGMKIKIYDNGISEKYANFFPNFERNNVISIRFESNIISELPRHFICNIYKENKNIKLIYENKCPIWNEEKEIYELPFYGRVKMASAKNLQLILKKCIFNESKKNDFLNKNINDIIEYVSASQIEHKQNFHEKEKDKDNDKDNDKDDDKDNDKDNDKDNDNNDNIYNDIYKDNNTNNYHNNHDNMPIKQKYSEYNHTKCENKNSDSGNKKVKKHNDEYINSFIKKKFSFDLIKNNLKKKKEEIKYEIINNDEDEIFLIFGKNSKDYFTLDFRHPLSTFEAFSVAISSLLKKKAVS